Proteins from one Esox lucius isolate fEsoLuc1 chromosome 19, fEsoLuc1.pri, whole genome shotgun sequence genomic window:
- the c2cd4a gene encoding LOW QUALITY PROTEIN: C2 calcium-dependent domain-containing protein 4A (The sequence of the model RefSeq protein was modified relative to this genomic sequence to represent the inferred CDS: inserted 2 bases in 1 codon), giving the protein MFSSPVGIMWVVNISLSVERINXYSFWIEDMFREKTGKHQRLSLCPNIITPDIIPEFSVPPKITSFREVKGTASSCKAPIIKVSLCEQKRGSPKSEASAEEFTISPHIIQVETVHVGHNCSDETTNADPNSQAALSLHHIAKAHTCYGFCTLLESPHTRRKESLFHTDPGSCGIPLLLPRSRSYTCSRVSPFTFPSSSPCSFSLHTLSPRGYILHRKSNLDSDTKSTEFSPFTSPCLRRSPPESALLKTFNYKRLLPRNIRKTAVSRNNSLLTDGIHDHSRNVIGWTSGGFSPSFCLVSASIFPIDLVLHRERVMAESVVPIGKDGTLRLATEYSPENRRLRVRLINVEGLYTWTVDPKRINCSVSLSLVPGKSQKQRSTVIRERHNPVFNEDFFFDAIFEKDLCQRSLRFKVVNSISTLKIICILGDAELPLTSIFNS; this is encoded by the exons ATGTTTTCAAGCCCTGTCGGGATCATGTGGGTGGTGAacatcagtctgtctgtggagAGAATCAA TTATAGCTTCTGGATCGAAGACATGTTTAGAGAGAAAACTGGAAAACATCAGAGACTTTCCCTATGTCCTAACATTATAACCCCAGACATTATCCCAGAGTTTTCTGTCCCACCTAAGATCACATCTTTCCGGGAGGTGAAGGGTACAGCGTCGAGTTGCAAGGCCCCCATCATCAAAGTATCCCTGTGTGAGCAAAAGAGGGGGAGCCCCAAAAGTGAAGCCTCAGCAGAAGAGTTCACTATTAGCCCACACATCATCCAGGTGGAGACTGTTCACGTGGGCCATAACTGTAGTGATGAGACTACCAATGCAGACCCTAACAGTCAGGCAGCACTCTCCCTGCACCACATTGCCAAAGCCCATACCTGCTATGGCTTCTGTACCCTGCTGGAGAGTCCACATACCAGGAGGAAAGAGTCTCTGTTCCACACTGATCCAGGCTCCTGTGGTATACCACTTCTGCTTCCCAGGAGCAGGTCCTACACTTGCTCCAGGGTCTCCCCGTTTACCTTCCCATCTTCCTCCCCTTGCTCATTTAGTCTCCACACCCTCAGCCCCAGAGGTTATATCCTTCACAGAAAGAGCAACCTAGACAGTGACACCAAATCAACTGAGTTCTCCCCGTTCACTTCCCCATGCCTGAGGAGGTCCCCACCTGAGTCTGCCCTGTTGAAAACATTCAATTATAAAAGGCTTCTCCCCAGAAACATACGGAAGACTGCGGTGTCCAGAAACAACTCGCTGTTGACCGACGGCATACATGATCACAGCCGGAATGTCATTGGGTGGACATCAGGGGGCTTTTCACCAAGCTTCTGTCTGGTTTCTGCCTCAATATTCCCTATAGACTTGGTTCTCCACAGGGAAAGGGTGATGGCGGAGAGCGTGGTCCCTATTGGGAAGGACGGCACCCTGCGACTCGCCACAGAATACAGTCCTGAAAATCGGAGACTGCGGGTGCGACTCATCAATGTTGAGGGCCTTTACACCTGGACGGTGGACCCTAAAAGGATCAACTGCAGTGTCAGCCTTTCCCTGGTGCCTGGAAAGTCCCAGAAGCAGCGCAGCACAGTCATCAGGGAGAGGCATAACCCTGTCTTTAATGAGGACTTCTTCTTTGATGCCATCTTTGAGAAGGACCTATGTCAACGGTCCCTGAGATTTAAAGTTGTCAACAGCATTTCTACTTTGAAAATAATCTGTATTCTTGGGGATGCTGAGCTTCCGCTTACAAGCATTTTTAATTCATAA